A genomic window from Candidatus Pelagisphaera phototrophica includes:
- a CDS encoding segregation and condensation protein A, with protein sequence MVAEIDPRIKLSVFEGPLDLLLFLIRKHEIDIYDIPIEIVLDQYLDVLNSLQEVKLEIAGDFFVMAATLMEIKSRLLLPKHQRSVSDDDDDENLDPRWELVHQLLEYKKFKEAADKLDELSDHAALRLTRDYSAVGKAEGPVRPLKPEDKISVWNSYNIVLRRLSEKLILGEIQDDALTVVDQMEMLIEKMESEPSFEFSALFPGKCSLKLLVVTFIAILELVRLKRLTIVQNQSFSDFQVYRVQSPQSETSADAGLENELETSSN encoded by the coding sequence GTGGTCGCAGAGATTGATCCTAGAATAAAGTTGTCCGTTTTTGAAGGTCCCCTAGACCTCTTGCTTTTCTTAATCCGAAAGCACGAGATCGACATCTACGACATCCCAATCGAAATCGTACTCGATCAGTACCTGGATGTGCTCAACAGCCTCCAAGAGGTGAAACTGGAGATCGCCGGTGACTTCTTCGTTATGGCGGCGACACTAATGGAGATCAAAAGCCGCCTCCTCTTGCCAAAACACCAGCGTTCAGTCTCTGACGACGATGATGATGAGAATCTAGATCCTCGTTGGGAACTTGTTCACCAGCTACTCGAGTACAAGAAGTTCAAAGAGGCAGCGGACAAACTTGATGAGCTTTCAGATCATGCCGCACTGCGACTCACCCGAGACTACAGCGCTGTGGGCAAGGCGGAAGGCCCGGTTCGGCCTCTAAAGCCAGAGGACAAGATTTCCGTCTGGAACTCTTACAATATTGTTCTGAGAAGGCTTTCGGAAAAGCTCATTTTAGGAGAGATCCAGGACGACGCTCTCACTGTGGTGGATCAAATGGAGATGCTCATCGAGAAAATGGAATCCGAGCCCTCCTTCGAGTTTTCTGCCCTTTTTCCGGGTAAGTGCAGCCTGAAACTGCTCGTGGTCACCTTCATCGCGATTCTTGAACTGGTTCGACTAAAGCGACTTACAATTGTCCAAAACCAGTCCTTCTCCGATTTCCAAGTGTACCGTGTCCAATCACCGCAGTCCGAGACATCGGCTGATGCCGGATTGGAAAACGAGCTTGAAACGAGCTCCAATTGA
- a CDS encoding RsmB/NOP family class I SAM-dependent RNA methyltransferase yields the protein MDHNDIQTRRSANQRRILFELIQTLPALQNLGKNFPRNLNRYFRDRSQFGSRDRRLYRELIYTYLRYQPWLEALADSANEFMDTLISLATSTPDIAKLYSTIDPSLPVESSETARHRIIGRSDNELSSLIPSWFSRHLFRELDVEDLLALFSRPPLWIRVQKGDRESIATHLSDGLPQSAQHPTVHETVPDAIRCPPDFPVQNCDDYKNGNIEIQDISSQILLHLIDPEPTGDWFDACAGAGGKSLQLAQLVGSKGRVFAYDPRPRALDELIQRSKRAGFHNISVVRQLPTGRRFNRVLVDAPCSGSGTWRRHPYLMRQTNEKDVMDAAEKQFALLSEHAALVKSNGLLVYCTCSLSRFENQEVARRFLENHSEFEHSPIAGKFGLSENGRGVTVFPKDFNGDGLYVVSFKRSSSPGVFRRTNK from the coding sequence ATGGACCATAACGATATCCAAACCCGCCGTTCCGCTAATCAGCGACGGATACTGTTCGAACTCATTCAAACGCTTCCGGCCCTGCAAAACCTAGGAAAGAATTTTCCTCGAAACCTCAATCGGTATTTTAGAGATCGCAGCCAATTCGGTTCGAGAGACCGGAGATTGTACCGCGAGTTGATCTACACCTACCTAAGGTATCAGCCTTGGCTGGAAGCTCTAGCGGATTCAGCGAACGAATTTATGGATACACTGATATCGTTGGCTACCTCAACTCCAGATATTGCAAAGCTGTATTCTACAATAGACCCATCCTTACCCGTTGAGTCCTCTGAAACAGCTCGTCATCGAATCATTGGAAGGTCCGACAATGAACTCTCCTCGCTCATTCCAAGCTGGTTTTCAAGGCACTTGTTCCGTGAACTCGACGTCGAAGATTTACTTGCTCTGTTTTCCCGTCCTCCCCTTTGGATACGCGTACAAAAGGGAGACCGCGAGTCCATCGCGACCCATCTGAGTGACGGGCTTCCCCAAAGTGCTCAACATCCTACCGTGCACGAAACAGTTCCTGATGCGATTCGCTGCCCTCCCGACTTTCCGGTCCAAAACTGTGACGACTATAAGAATGGAAATATTGAGATACAGGATATCAGTTCTCAAATACTACTTCACCTCATCGATCCCGAACCCACTGGGGATTGGTTCGACGCCTGCGCGGGTGCAGGTGGAAAATCACTACAATTGGCACAGCTAGTGGGCTCGAAAGGCCGAGTGTTCGCCTACGATCCCCGCCCTAGAGCGCTGGACGAACTGATCCAAAGGTCTAAGCGAGCGGGATTTCACAATATTTCTGTAGTTAGGCAATTACCGACCGGTAGACGCTTCAATAGAGTCCTTGTCGACGCTCCTTGCTCGGGTTCTGGAACCTGGCGCCGCCACCCGTACCTGATGCGCCAGACAAACGAGAAGGATGTCATGGACGCAGCGGAAAAGCAGTTTGCCTTGCTCAGCGAGCATGCGGCACTTGTGAAATCAAACGGCCTACTAGTTTATTGCACTTGTTCGCTTTCCCGATTTGAGAACCAAGAGGTGGCCCGACGATTCCTTGAAAACCATTCCGAATTCGAACACAGCCCAATCGCCGGTAAGTTCGGACTCTCCGAGAATGGACGCGGCGTTACGGTCTTCCCGAAGGACTTTAATGGCGATGGCCTCTACGTCGTTTCTTTCAAACGCTCATCTTCGCCGGGTGTATTCCGGCGAACAAATAAGTGA